One segment of Pasteurella skyensis DNA contains the following:
- a CDS encoding ATP-binding protein, with translation MKTNYPTSVDVSPDMQFYNLLESYPYTVKGALCEYIDNALEAFRSARTNGIPELPSILTINISIQKDHIIIEDDGVGIAFSDIERAMKPAYKPSEQSLNEFGIGMKAASMWFGRAWSLESYPIDSDSAYRINFDLNQLLENNQDRVALEKIERKKVTSGVRITLSKLTQQIEKNQALRAWEEIDETYQLFTSRDNPILRIYFKYQENTFPKKDFSELPVSNQPLVFPVCRLKDGQLYTIGKKKLWKKDVSFEFNGKEIKGFFSLGSEASQVKNPGLRLFRYGRLIKGMEVNPYRPVDLVGTANKATPSRFYAELHLDGQAISNSKGEFTFDEYLFLSEFKKQEGIEDFLQQAVEYRSRKAVEYDFIACSDWEDYYKKSGSKEKQQQAKKSSKPTTKSTKLSQTKNQHFKKNSPIILLKRISAPETYTLLDNFIDDAIWLYEQNRIWAFCLVYRTILEVSIIDKLKAESETHYEKARDKSIVALYKYLQSNSHIIPDNYETLKRVMKENNRASEPFVGLLNLTSHGRCTPTKVEIDDLIRNTQQLLQWAFDREC, from the coding sequence ATGAAAACGAACTATCCTACATCGGTTGATGTTTCACCTGATATGCAATTTTACAATTTATTAGAAAGTTATCCATACACTGTTAAAGGTGCATTATGTGAATATATTGATAATGCGCTTGAAGCATTTCGTTCTGCTAGAACAAATGGTATACCAGAATTACCAAGTATTTTAACTATTAATATTAGTATACAGAAAGATCATATTATTATTGAAGATGATGGAGTAGGAATAGCTTTTTCTGATATAGAACGAGCAATGAAACCGGCTTATAAACCTAGTGAACAATCACTGAACGAGTTTGGTATTGGTATGAAAGCTGCTTCAATGTGGTTTGGTAGAGCATGGTCTTTAGAGAGTTATCCGATTGATAGTGATTCAGCTTATAGAATTAATTTTGATTTAAACCAATTGCTTGAAAATAATCAAGATCGAGTTGCTTTAGAAAAAATTGAGAGAAAGAAAGTTACATCAGGAGTTAGAATTACTTTATCCAAATTAACACAGCAGATAGAAAAGAATCAAGCTTTAAGAGCTTGGGAAGAAATTGATGAGACTTATCAGTTATTTACTTCTAGAGATAATCCTATTCTGAGAATTTATTTCAAATATCAGGAAAATACATTTCCTAAGAAAGATTTTTCTGAGTTACCGGTTTCTAATCAACCGCTTGTTTTTCCTGTGTGTAGGCTAAAAGATGGGCAACTTTATACAATTGGCAAAAAGAAACTTTGGAAAAAAGATGTCTCTTTTGAATTTAATGGAAAAGAAATCAAAGGATTTTTTAGTTTAGGGAGTGAAGCGAGTCAAGTAAAAAATCCAGGTTTGCGATTGTTTCGATATGGTCGTTTAATTAAGGGAATGGAAGTTAATCCTTATCGACCAGTTGATCTTGTTGGTACTGCAAATAAAGCAACACCATCAAGATTTTATGCTGAATTACACTTAGATGGACAAGCAATTAGCAATTCAAAAGGTGAATTTACTTTTGATGAATATTTATTTCTCTCTGAATTTAAAAAACAAGAAGGCATTGAAGATTTTTTGCAACAGGCTGTTGAATATAGAAGTAGAAAAGCTGTGGAATATGATTTTATTGCTTGTAGCGATTGGGAGGATTATTATAAAAAATCAGGTAGTAAAGAAAAGCAACAACAAGCAAAAAAATCATCTAAACCAACTACAAAATCAACTAAGCTTAGTCAAACTAAAAATCAGCATTTTAAGAAAAATAGTCCAATAATTCTGTTAAAAAGAATATCTGCACCCGAGACTTATACCTTACTTGATAATTTTATTGATGATGCGATATGGCTTTATGAGCAAAACCGAATATGGGCATTTTGCTTAGTGTATAGAACTATTCTTGAAGTGAGTATTATTGATAAGTTAAAAGCAGAATCTGAAACTCATTATGAGAAAGCAAGGGATAAATCTATTGTTGCTCTTTATAAATACCTACAAAGTAACAGTCACATTATACCGGATAATTATGAAACATTAAAACGTGTTATGAAAGAAAATAATCGTGCTTCAGAACCATTTGTCGGTCTATTAAATTTGACCTCACATGGACGTTGTACCCCTACAAAAGTAGAAATAGATGATTTGATTAGAAATACACAACAACTACTTCAATGGGCTTTTGATAGGGAGTGTTAA
- a CDS encoding type II toxin-antitoxin system YafQ family toxin, translating into MLKIEKTKAFEKDFKKVGLIAPLVDVLHYLINGKKLPAKYRDHALKGKYAIFRECHVKPDLLLVYYIENNILKLVRLASHSELF; encoded by the coding sequence GTGCTAAAAATTGAGAAAACAAAGGCTTTTGAGAAAGATTTTAAAAAAGTGGGGTTAATTGCACCATTAGTTGATGTTCTACATTACCTAATTAATGGTAAAAAATTACCAGCTAAATACCGTGATCACGCTCTAAAAGGCAAGTATGCAATATTTCGAGAATGTCACGTCAAGCCTGATTTATTACTAGTTTATTATATTGAAAATAATATTTTGAAATTAGTTAGATTAGCAAGCCATAGTGAGTTATTTTAA
- a CDS encoding integrase core domain-containing protein: MGKQIGCRKIANTFNRLHKSETVGKTFVANTIRKHQYHIQQQRYKIKQKLPLEMAINHTWAMDLSFYSSQMLLGILDHGSRKLLYLQPIKNKSSWMLLGYLCLTIAKYGKPQKLRTDNEIIFNSFVFKTFLKLVNIKKQTTPVASPWCNGRIERLFGTLKPMIKTHYIENYFTLNSFLKQFKYWYNNHRTHQNLKGKTPNDIWYQNNKNRRK; this comes from the coding sequence ATGGGAAAGCAAATAGGCTGTAGAAAAATCGCCAATACCTTTAACCGCTTACATAAATCTGAAACAGTTGGTAAAACCTTTGTAGCAAATACTATCCGTAAACATCAATATCATATTCAACAGCAACGCTATAAAATAAAACAAAAATTACCTCTAGAAATGGCAATCAACCATACTTGGGCAATGGATTTAAGTTTTTACTCCTCCCAAATGCTACTGGGTATTCTCGATCACGGATCTCGTAAGTTACTTTATTTGCAACCTATCAAAAATAAATCCAGTTGGATGTTACTCGGTTATCTATGCTTAACCATTGCAAAATATGGCAAACCTCAAAAGTTACGCACAGATAATGAAATTATTTTTAATAGTTTTGTGTTTAAAACTTTCTTAAAACTCGTAAATATCAAAAAGCAAACCACTCCTGTGGCGTCCCCTTGGTGCAATGGCAGAATAGAGAGATTATTTGGAACACTTAAACCAATGATTAAAACGCATTATATTGAAAATTATTTTACCCTAAACAGCTTTTTAAAACAGTTTAAATATTGGTATAACAATCACCGCACCCACCAAAACTTAAAAGGAAAAACACCTAATGATATTTGGTATCAAAATAATAAAAACAGGCGTAAATAA
- the glnD gene encoding bifunctional uridylyltransferase/uridylyl-removing protein GlnD: MNLTELKQQITEFNQQQDRHFPVVDTLMLVHQRSDFYDQLLLKLWKAFEFDKNPHLTLIAVGGYGRREMFPLSDLDILVLTKEALDEPTQQQINAFFTLLWDLKLQVGSAVRTLDECIELGKAEISIATNMLEGRFLIGDSGYFYHFLERIHQSDFWEIKDFLAAKIAEKKQRYRRYHNTSYSLEPDLKHSPGGLRDLHLLMWVMLRYYGVYSLSELFEQKLLFPEEYIELENAQAVLFKMRFGLHLQLKRYDNRLRFDRQLRLSERLGYQGEGNRPVEKMMRAYFRATQSIAQLSHLLLVNFEKTVLNCRNPQGEKIKLDRHFYLQDNLISGTEDYRCFEDDPCSILDLFYHLTQIPTAKASVSALRYLRLSIKKLDYSLSELPKARERFMQLFSQPNFVKKAIEPMHNLGVLTAYLPQWQNIQGLMQFNMLHIYTVDEHTIRVMQTLENLLEPDNDISPLCSLLFRESEDRTAIYVAALFHDIAKGRSGDHSEKGALEVYQFAKLHNLSEERTKLIMWLVAEHLTMSMTAQRRDIYDPDVITEFAKTVGNQTALSALLCLTYADMSSTNKTFWTQWKSQLFNQLFKLTQQQLIIGNEHPVDYQQVGLLNQNKAREQLQEIYSKTQMQLIEEYWKNCPISYFIRHSTAQLQWHIEGYLKAEQALPLVLVTNNNHHNIIEVFIHCKDMARLFSRIAHLLSKKKMSILSAQILTNNKLVFDSFIVSEYDGKALSDIRCEQLQSVLSDVLSHSHQHDFELIKKPVRFDAFHHKTEVTFLENARLDQTEFEFKSLDREGLLAHMSEIFNELNIQLLNAKITTIGERVEDFFVVSNAENRALSEEQKQHLKDRLLEEF; the protein is encoded by the coding sequence ATGAATCTAACTGAATTAAAACAACAAATTACAGAATTTAATCAACAGCAAGATCGCCACTTTCCTGTGGTCGATACTCTGATGTTAGTACATCAACGAAGTGACTTTTACGATCAATTATTGCTTAAATTATGGAAAGCCTTTGAATTTGATAAAAATCCTCATTTAACGTTAATTGCAGTAGGGGGCTATGGTCGCCGTGAAATGTTTCCTTTATCGGATTTAGATATTTTAGTATTAACGAAAGAGGCGTTAGATGAACCTACTCAGCAGCAAATAAATGCCTTTTTTACATTGCTATGGGATTTAAAGTTACAAGTGGGTTCTGCGGTGCGTACTCTTGATGAATGTATAGAGTTAGGAAAAGCAGAAATTTCTATTGCGACCAATATGCTTGAAGGGCGTTTTTTAATAGGGGATAGCGGATATTTTTATCATTTTCTAGAACGTATTCATCAATCTGACTTTTGGGAGATTAAAGACTTTTTAGCTGCAAAAATAGCGGAGAAAAAGCAACGGTATAGACGTTACCATAATACTAGCTATAGCCTTGAACCAGATTTAAAACATAGTCCAGGAGGACTTAGGGATCTGCATTTATTAATGTGGGTGATGTTAAGGTATTATGGTGTGTATTCACTGTCTGAATTATTTGAACAGAAACTGCTTTTTCCAGAAGAGTATATTGAATTAGAAAATGCACAAGCCGTATTGTTCAAAATGCGTTTTGGGTTACATTTACAACTAAAACGCTATGATAATCGTTTAAGGTTTGATCGTCAATTACGATTAAGTGAGCGCTTGGGTTATCAGGGTGAAGGCAATCGACCAGTAGAAAAAATGATGCGAGCTTATTTCCGAGCGACGCAATCTATTGCTCAATTAAGTCATTTATTATTGGTTAACTTTGAAAAAACAGTCTTAAATTGTCGAAATCCTCAAGGTGAGAAAATAAAATTAGATCGCCATTTTTATCTACAAGATAACCTAATTTCAGGCACAGAGGATTATCGCTGTTTTGAAGATGATCCTTGTTCTATCTTAGATTTATTTTATCACTTAACTCAAATTCCAACGGCAAAAGCCAGTGTCTCCGCATTACGATATTTGCGTTTATCTATCAAAAAATTAGATTACTCACTCAGCGAATTACCAAAAGCAAGAGAACGCTTTATGCAACTTTTCTCACAACCTAACTTTGTTAAAAAAGCGATCGAACCAATGCACAATTTAGGTGTATTAACGGCATATTTACCTCAATGGCAAAATATTCAAGGTTTAATGCAATTTAATATGTTACATATCTACACCGTTGATGAGCATACTATTCGTGTAATGCAAACTTTGGAGAATTTATTAGAACCAGACAATGATATTTCCCCATTGTGTTCGCTGTTATTTCGTGAAAGTGAAGATCGCACAGCGATCTACGTAGCTGCCTTGTTTCATGATATAGCAAAAGGTCGCAGTGGTGACCATTCAGAAAAAGGGGCATTAGAGGTTTATCAATTTGCTAAATTGCATAATCTCAGTGAGGAGCGTACCAAATTAATAATGTGGCTGGTGGCGGAACATTTGACGATGTCGATGACTGCGCAACGGCGAGATATTTACGACCCTGATGTGATCACAGAATTTGCAAAAACAGTGGGAAATCAGACCGCTTTATCGGCATTACTTTGTTTGACCTATGCGGATATGTCCTCCACCAATAAGACTTTTTGGACACAATGGAAATCACAGCTTTTTAATCAACTTTTTAAACTCACTCAACAACAGCTGATTATAGGAAATGAACATCCTGTAGATTACCAACAAGTAGGATTATTAAATCAAAATAAAGCACGAGAGCAGTTACAAGAAATATATAGCAAAACACAAATGCAATTAATAGAAGAGTATTGGAAGAACTGCCCAATAAGCTATTTTATACGCCATTCCACAGCACAATTACAATGGCATATTGAAGGATATTTAAAAGCGGAGCAAGCATTGCCTTTAGTGTTAGTCACTAATAATAATCATCACAATATTATTGAAGTATTTATTCATTGTAAGGATATGGCACGGCTATTTTCTAGAATTGCACATTTATTAAGTAAAAAGAAAATGAGCATTTTATCAGCGCAAATCTTAACCAATAATAAATTGGTTTTTGATAGTTTTATTGTTTCAGAATATGATGGAAAAGCACTTTCAGATATTCGCTGCGAACAGTTGCAAAGCGTGTTATCAGATGTTTTATCTCACTCTCACCAGCACGATTTTGAACTTATTAAAAAACCAGTGAGATTTGATGCTTTTCACCATAAAACAGAGGTCACATTTTTAGAAAATGCACGTTTAGATCAAACAGAGTTTGAATTTAAAAGCTTGGATCGAGAAGGATTATTGGCACATATGAGTGAAATTTTTAATGAATTAAATATACAATTACTCAATGCAAAAATCACCACGATAGGCGAGCGAGTAGAAGACTTTTTTGTGGTGTCCAATGCTGAAAATAGAGCGTTATCTGAAGAGCAAAAACAGCATTTAAAAGATCGCTTATTGGAGGAGTTTTAA